In the Vicinamibacterales bacterium genome, one interval contains:
- a CDS encoding VWA domain-containing protein, which translates to MTRAVLIACALGALLPLSAAAQKTFKSGVDLVRVDALVTEGRKPIAGLTAADFELRDNGVVQTIDSAALESLPLSVIFVLDTSGSVAGSKMANLSTAVDLILDGLREGDSAALVTFSHRIWVRTPLQADFKNLRSLMASAEAQGGTALYDALYAALAISDVQDSRPLLIAFSDGLDNMSWMPADVVERASRRANAVIYGVAVAATLGPTPVYVRGQTEFLDAVALSTGGRVIKADTTGNLPAAFDEILREFRTRYLITYSPHGVGTAGWHNISVKVKGRNADVKARAGYQL; encoded by the coding sequence GTGACGCGGGCCGTCCTCATCGCCTGCGCGCTCGGCGCGCTGCTCCCCCTCTCTGCCGCCGCCCAGAAGACCTTCAAGAGCGGCGTCGATCTCGTCCGTGTCGACGCGCTCGTCACTGAGGGCCGGAAGCCGATCGCCGGCCTGACCGCCGCCGATTTCGAACTGCGCGACAACGGCGTCGTCCAGACGATCGATTCGGCCGCGCTCGAGTCGCTCCCGCTGTCGGTCATCTTCGTGCTCGACACGAGCGGCAGCGTCGCCGGCAGCAAGATGGCGAACCTGAGCACGGCGGTCGATTTGATCCTCGACGGACTGCGCGAGGGAGACAGCGCGGCGCTCGTCACCTTCTCGCATCGCATCTGGGTGCGAACGCCGCTTCAGGCCGATTTCAAGAACCTGCGATCGCTGATGGCCTCGGCCGAGGCGCAGGGGGGAACCGCGCTTTACGACGCCCTCTACGCCGCGCTGGCAATCAGCGACGTGCAGGACTCGCGTCCGCTGCTCATCGCCTTCAGCGACGGGCTCGACAACATGAGCTGGATGCCTGCCGACGTGGTCGAGCGAGCGTCGCGGCGCGCCAACGCGGTGATCTACGGCGTTGCGGTGGCGGCGACCCTCGGGCCGACCCCCGTCTACGTGCGGGGCCAGACCGAATTCCTCGACGCCGTCGCCCTGTCGACGGGCGGCCGCGTGATCAAGGCCGACACGACCGGCAACCTGCCGGCGGCGTTCGACGAGATCCTGCGCGAGTTCCGGACCCGTTACCTCATCACGTACTCTCCGCACGGCGTCGGGACGGCGGGCTGGCACAATATCTCGGTCAAAGTGAAAGGACGCAACGCCGACGTGAAGGCGCGCGCGGGATACCAGCTGTGA